GGCATCGCCGCTGGGTGCCGAAAAGGGTAACTTAAGTTACTGCGCGGCTGAGTTGAACTGCACTGGACGATCCCCCACAGTATTTGTTTGTTTTTTAAACATACCCTGACAAGTTGATGAGTTCAAGTGGTTGATTCTGGGGGAATCATTCTCTGTTATAGCGGTTAGCCGCAGATTTTGGGCAGCCCCTAAGATTATGGTAAACAAACAGTTGCTATCTTCAGTTAATACAGTGGATGGGGAATTGATTATGCAGTGGAAAATGGCGCAGTTTTCGGCGCTATCCGTGCTGGAATGGCACGATATTGTACAGTTAAGGATCAATGTTTTTGTTGTGGAACAAGCGTGTGCATATCCTGAGTTGGATGGTAAGGATATTCACGTACAAACCCGCCATTTAGCGGCATACCGACAAGGTAAATTGCTCGCTTACGCCAGAGTGCTGCCTCCAGGAGTAAGTTATCCTCAGAGCAGTATTGGCCGAGTGGTCGTGGCTAAGTCGGCAAGGGGCGATGGTCTGGCTACAGAATTAATGCAGCGGGCGATTGCGCTTTCAAA
This region of Shewanella sp. NFH-SH190041 genomic DNA includes:
- a CDS encoding GNAT family N-acetyltransferase, with translation MQWKMAQFSALSVLEWHDIVQLRINVFVVEQACAYPELDGKDIHVQTRHLAAYRQGKLLAYARVLPPGVSYPQSSIGRVVVAKSARGDGLATELMQRAIALSKQCWPAVGIQIGAQQYLQRFYTDLGFVPVSDIYLEDNIPHVDMVLSSDQ